Proteins encoded in a region of the Enterococcus gilvus ATCC BAA-350 genome:
- a CDS encoding YlbF family regulator, whose amino-acid sequence MANIYDSANGLEREIRELPEFKSLEEAFAELKKNETAYAAFKDFQAFQQSLQEKQMRGEDFSDEDAAQAQALAEKVQQEELINELMVKEQAFSVIINDLNRIIMTPIRELYEG is encoded by the coding sequence ATGGCAAACATTTATGATTCAGCGAATGGATTAGAACGTGAAATCCGTGAACTACCAGAATTTAAATCTTTAGAAGAAGCTTTCGCGGAACTAAAGAAAAACGAAACAGCGTATGCTGCATTCAAAGACTTCCAAGCTTTCCAACAAAGTTTGCAAGAAAAACAAATGCGCGGTGAAGACTTCAGTGATGAAGATGCTGCACAAGCACAAGCATTAGCTGAAAAAGTTCAACAAGAAGAATTAATCAACGAATTAATGGTGAAAGAACAAGCATTCAGCGTGATCATCAACGACTTGAACCGGATCATCATGACTCCAATTCGTGAACTATACGAAGGCTAA
- a CDS encoding LysM peptidoglycan-binding domain-containing protein, whose amino-acid sequence MKLGKTFLFSTVLAAGAGLAMGATDAHASETYTVQSGDTLSKISHKFAGNDSLVDAIAKANKISNVNMIFAGQELSIDGDAKAEKAPAQAAPVHVQESTEAAPQQAAAPVQKAAPVQQAQAAPAAAPVQQEAAPAAAPAATSSAKEWIAQRESGGSYSATNGQYIGRYQLSSSYLNGDYSEANQERVADQYVTSRYGSWEGAQAFWQSNGWY is encoded by the coding sequence ATGAAATTAGGGAAAACATTTCTTTTTAGTACAGTATTAGCAGCAGGTGCAGGTTTAGCGATGGGAGCTACAGACGCACACGCTTCAGAAACGTATACTGTTCAATCTGGAGACACTTTATCTAAAATCTCTCACAAATTCGCTGGGAACGACAGCTTAGTAGATGCAATTGCAAAAGCAAACAAAATTTCTAACGTAAATATGATTTTTGCTGGACAAGAATTATCGATCGACGGCGATGCAAAAGCAGAAAAAGCACCTGCACAAGCAGCACCCGTACATGTTCAAGAGTCAACAGAAGCAGCACCTCAACAAGCAGCGGCTCCTGTACAAAAAGCAGCACCTGTTCAACAAGCACAAGCAGCTCCAGCAGCAGCGCCTGTTCAACAAGAAGCAGCACCGGCAGCGGCGCCAGCAGCAACTTCTTCAGCAAAAGAATGGATTGCTCAACGCGAATCAGGCGGTTCTTATTCAGCTACAAACGGTCAATACATCGGACGTTACCAATTATCTTCTTCATATTTAAATGGTGACTACTCTGAAGCAAACCAAGAACGTGTGGCAGATCAATATGTTACTTCTCGTTATGGTTCATGGGAAGGCGCACAAGCTTTCTGGCAATCTAACGGTTGGTACTAA
- the leuS gene encoding leucine--tRNA ligase, whose amino-acid sequence MSYNHKTIEKKWQKYWAKHHVFNTQDDPERPKFYALDMFPYPSGQGLHVGHPEGYTATDVISRMKRAQGYNVLHPMGWDAFGLPAEQYALDTGNDPAEFTKKNIETFKRQINSLGFSYDWNRELNTTDPDYYKWTQWIFEQMYEKGLAYEAEVPVNWVPELGTVISNEEVIDGKSERGGYDVVRKPMRQWMLKITAYADRLLDDLETVDWPESIKEMQRNWIGRSIGANVRFKIEGSDETFTVFTTRPDTLFGATYAVLAPELELVQKITTPEQKAAVDAYIEEASKKSELNRTDLAKEKTGVFTGAYAINPANGEKMPIWIGDYVLASYGTGAIMAVPAHDERDYEFAKTFGLSILPVLEGGDVDKEAFTGDGPHINSEFLDGLNKQDAIDKMVPWLEEHECGKKEVSYRLRDWLFSRQRYWGEPIPVIHWEDGTTGLVPDYELPLELPKTTDIKPSGTGESPLANIEEWVNVVDPITGKKGRRETNTMPQWAGSSWYYLRFIDPHNKEALADYDKLKRWMPVDLYIGGAEHAVLHLLYVRFWHKFLYDIGVVPTNEPFQKLYNQGMILGQSFRDSRGALVPTNMVEKREGKWFSIETGEELEEAPAKMSKSLKNVVNPDDVVEQYGADTLRMYEMFMGPLDASIAWSENGLEGSRKFLDRVWRLIVDEEGKMRDHITTLNDGSLTKVYNQTVKKVTEDMEHLHLNTAISQLMVFVNDAYKAEALTYEYVEGFVQLLAPIAPHIAEELWEILGHEGGISYAAWPTYDEEALVENEIEVILQVNGKVRSKVMVAVDLAKEELEKLAMEDEHIQRNIDGKTIRKVIVVPNKLVNIVAN is encoded by the coding sequence ATGAGTTACAATCACAAAACGATTGAAAAAAAATGGCAAAAATATTGGGCAAAGCATCACGTATTCAACACCCAAGATGATCCTGAAAGACCAAAATTTTATGCATTGGATATGTTTCCTTACCCATCTGGACAAGGACTGCACGTAGGGCATCCAGAAGGTTATACTGCAACGGATGTTATTTCGCGAATGAAGCGAGCACAGGGCTACAATGTCTTGCACCCAATGGGCTGGGATGCGTTTGGGCTGCCTGCGGAGCAATATGCGTTAGATACAGGAAATGATCCTGCTGAATTTACGAAAAAAAATATCGAAACGTTTAAACGACAAATCAACTCTCTAGGATTCAGCTATGACTGGAATCGAGAATTAAATACGACAGATCCTGATTACTATAAATGGACCCAATGGATCTTTGAACAAATGTATGAAAAAGGATTGGCGTATGAAGCGGAAGTTCCGGTGAACTGGGTACCAGAATTAGGAACAGTTATTTCCAATGAAGAAGTCATCGATGGCAAGAGCGAACGGGGCGGTTATGATGTTGTTCGTAAACCAATGCGTCAATGGATGCTGAAGATTACGGCTTATGCCGATCGTTTGCTGGATGATCTAGAAACCGTGGATTGGCCAGAAAGCATCAAAGAAATGCAACGTAATTGGATTGGTCGTTCGATTGGTGCCAATGTCCGCTTCAAGATTGAAGGCAGCGATGAAACCTTCACAGTCTTTACGACTCGTCCTGATACGTTGTTTGGTGCAACCTATGCTGTTTTAGCACCAGAGTTGGAATTGGTGCAAAAAATTACGACGCCTGAACAAAAGGCAGCAGTGGATGCGTACATTGAAGAGGCCTCAAAAAAATCTGAATTGAATCGAACAGATTTAGCCAAAGAAAAAACAGGGGTCTTTACGGGTGCGTATGCGATCAATCCTGCGAATGGTGAAAAAATGCCGATCTGGATCGGGGATTATGTGTTAGCTTCTTACGGAACAGGGGCGATCATGGCGGTTCCAGCGCATGATGAACGCGATTATGAATTTGCTAAAACATTTGGCTTGTCAATCCTTCCTGTACTTGAAGGTGGGGATGTGGATAAAGAAGCCTTCACTGGCGACGGTCCGCATATCAACTCAGAGTTCCTAGATGGATTAAACAAACAAGACGCGATCGATAAAATGGTTCCATGGCTGGAAGAACACGAGTGTGGGAAAAAGGAAGTTAGTTATCGTTTACGTGATTGGTTATTCTCTCGTCAACGTTATTGGGGAGAACCTATCCCAGTCATTCATTGGGAAGATGGCACGACTGGTTTGGTGCCGGATTACGAATTGCCATTGGAATTGCCGAAGACAACAGATATCAAACCAAGCGGCACAGGCGAATCGCCACTAGCGAATATCGAAGAATGGGTCAACGTCGTGGATCCGATCACCGGTAAAAAAGGCCGTCGCGAAACGAATACAATGCCGCAGTGGGCAGGAAGTTCATGGTATTACTTGCGCTTTATTGATCCTCATAATAAAGAAGCGTTAGCAGATTATGATAAATTGAAACGCTGGATGCCAGTCGATCTTTATATTGGCGGGGCAGAACACGCGGTCCTTCATTTATTGTATGTTCGTTTCTGGCACAAGTTCTTGTATGACATCGGTGTCGTGCCAACGAACGAACCATTCCAAAAATTGTACAACCAGGGAATGATCTTAGGCCAAAGCTTCCGTGATAGCCGCGGCGCTCTAGTACCGACGAACATGGTTGAAAAACGTGAGGGTAAATGGTTTAGCATCGAAACAGGGGAAGAATTGGAAGAAGCGCCTGCAAAAATGAGTAAATCATTGAAGAATGTTGTCAATCCTGACGATGTCGTAGAGCAGTATGGTGCCGATACGTTGCGGATGTATGAAATGTTTATGGGACCACTGGATGCGTCGATTGCTTGGAGTGAGAATGGACTAGAGGGTTCTCGGAAATTCTTAGATCGTGTGTGGCGTTTGATCGTGGATGAAGAAGGCAAGATGCGCGACCATATTACGACATTAAACGATGGGTCATTGACGAAGGTCTATAACCAAACCGTTAAAAAAGTGACAGAAGATATGGAACACTTGCATTTGAATACGGCGATTTCTCAATTGATGGTTTTTGTTAATGACGCGTATAAAGCGGAAGCACTGACTTATGAATATGTAGAAGGCTTTGTTCAATTGTTGGCGCCGATCGCACCGCACATCGCTGAAGAATTGTGGGAGATCTTAGGTCATGAAGGCGGCATATCCTATGCGGCTTGGCCAACCTATGATGAAGAAGCATTGGTCGAAAATGAGATTGAAGTCATTCTGCAAGTGAATGGGAAGGTTCGCTCAAAAGTCATGGTCGCTGTAGATCTGGCAAAAGAGGAATTAGAAAAATTGGCGATGGAAGACGAACATATCCAACGCAATATTGACGGGAAAACTATTCGCAAAGTGATCGTTGTACCGAATAAACTGGTGAATATCGTAGCAAATTAA
- a CDS encoding RluA family pseudouridine synthase, whose protein sequence is MKFTMTLPADLSEMTVKELLEEEWLVPRKVRHFIRTRKGILVNGEVCHFQSMVSPEDVLTITIEASDYPERSILLGDRRKINVLYEDEHLIIVNKPEGMKTHPNQPEEKDTLLNHLADYLSPDFQPHVVHRLDKETSGAILFAKNPFVLPILGRQLEQKKIYRRYQALVHGTIRKELIINKKIGRDRHDRRKRRIDPKGGKPAVTHVTPIKNVENQTAVFCQLDTGRTHQIRVHLASIGHPLVGDPLYSKNPHGRLMLHAYELHLHHPFTNQKIAVQALPGLWAE, encoded by the coding sequence ATGAAATTCACGATGACATTGCCTGCCGACTTGTCAGAGATGACAGTCAAAGAATTATTGGAAGAAGAATGGCTCGTACCGCGAAAAGTCCGCCACTTCATTCGAACACGTAAAGGAATCTTGGTGAATGGCGAGGTTTGCCACTTCCAATCTATGGTCTCTCCAGAAGATGTTTTGACGATTACGATCGAGGCAAGCGACTATCCAGAACGTTCCATCCTGTTGGGAGACCGAAGGAAAATCAACGTTCTTTACGAAGATGAGCATTTGATCATCGTCAATAAACCCGAGGGAATGAAGACACATCCAAATCAACCGGAAGAAAAAGACACGTTGCTTAATCACCTGGCTGACTATTTATCACCTGATTTCCAACCACATGTCGTTCATCGGCTCGATAAGGAAACCAGCGGCGCAATTCTATTCGCAAAAAATCCTTTTGTCTTACCTATTTTAGGAAGACAACTAGAACAAAAGAAAATCTATCGTCGCTACCAAGCACTCGTTCACGGTACGATTAGAAAAGAACTGATTATTAACAAAAAAATTGGACGTGATCGCCATGACCGCCGAAAACGGCGAATCGATCCTAAAGGTGGCAAGCCTGCCGTAACACACGTGACCCCCATAAAGAACGTAGAAAATCAAACAGCGGTCTTCTGCCAATTAGATACAGGAAGGACACATCAGATTCGTGTTCACCTTGCGAGTATCGGGCATCCGTTAGTCGGTGATCCTTTATACAGTAAAAATCCCCATGGCAGATTGATGCTTCACGCGTATGAGCTCCACCTGCACCATCCCTTCACCAATCAGAAAATCGCGGTTCAAGCACTTCCCGGACTATGGGCGGAATAA
- a CDS encoding DUF561 domain-containing protein yields MGTLTELLGIQYPIFQGAMAHIARYPLVSAVSEAGGLGILAAGGLSSEDLREQIQKTKERTMKPFGVNLMLQMETVSEQVEVLIEEGVTIVTTGAGTPKPYVERLKQAGIKIFPVVPSVKIAKKMEQLGIDGVIAEGMESGGHIGETTTMALVPQVVQAVGIPVIAAGGIGDGRGMAAAFALGAQGIQMGTAFLTVSECPIHEHYQQAILQAEDTSTTVIQKSSGGAIRGLKNQLTASKDEEAFTLSALQRAADDGEIQKGIVMSGQIAGLLQRVQPTKEFLAEVYADAASVLQSIKID; encoded by the coding sequence ATGGGAACTCTCACGGAATTGTTGGGGATTCAGTATCCTATTTTTCAAGGAGCGATGGCGCATATTGCCCGTTACCCGCTAGTCAGTGCAGTGTCAGAAGCTGGTGGTTTAGGAATCCTTGCGGCTGGCGGCCTAAGTAGTGAAGACTTACGGGAACAAATTCAAAAAACAAAGGAACGTACAATGAAGCCCTTTGGTGTGAATTTGATGCTGCAAATGGAAACTGTTTCAGAACAAGTAGAGGTGCTGATTGAAGAGGGCGTAACAATCGTCACGACGGGCGCCGGAACACCTAAGCCTTATGTAGAACGATTAAAACAAGCAGGGATAAAGATTTTTCCTGTGGTTCCTTCGGTAAAAATCGCTAAAAAGATGGAACAATTAGGGATCGACGGTGTAATCGCGGAAGGCATGGAATCTGGCGGGCATATTGGAGAGACAACGACGATGGCGCTAGTCCCTCAAGTTGTTCAGGCAGTTGGGATACCGGTTATCGCAGCAGGCGGTATTGGTGACGGGCGTGGAATGGCGGCAGCTTTTGCATTAGGCGCACAAGGGATTCAAATGGGAACAGCCTTTTTGACCGTATCAGAGTGTCCGATCCATGAGCACTATCAGCAAGCCATCCTACAAGCTGAAGATACATCAACGACGGTGATTCAGAAGTCTTCTGGAGGTGCGATTCGCGGGTTAAAAAATCAGTTGACGGCTTCAAAGGATGAGGAAGCATTTACTTTGTCCGCATTGCAGCGAGCAGCAGATGATGGAGAGATTCAAAAGGGAATCGTGATGTCGGGGCAAATTGCTGGTCTACTGCAGCGTGTACAGCCGACTAAGGAGTTTTTGGCGGAAGTCTATGCCGATGCTGCATCTGTCCTTCAGAGTATAAAAATAGACTAA
- a CDS encoding putative polysaccharide biosynthesis protein, whose amino-acid sequence MKETRPSDLSYQEKMIQGSAWLSVGSIFSRLLGAIYIIPWYAWMGEHARVANGLFNMGYTFYALFLMISTAGLPGAIAKQIARYNSMGDYQTSRRLFIKALQATAVLGIIFGGLMFFMAPILANLSGGGRALIPVIQALSVAVVAFPSMSVLRGYFQGQQDMRPSAISQLVEQALRVFYMLLSVFIIMKVMKGDYLSAVIQSTFAASIGMVGSYGVLLFYWFNDRKRNEPQLERSVTKGTIDTKKLLLETIRQAVPFILLGSGIVFYKLIDQVTFIRTMSANTNYSHEQLIDLYALFSANPDKLTMVIVALGTSLAMTSLPMLTELFTQKRRPELAKVVNTNIQLFAYIMLPAVFGMILLAYPLNTVFYSADILGSRVLIAACWAGLVSALFMMLSTTLQGISHSRIAVRYWAAGLLLKVVLQVPLIELFEVYGPLLATVIGLSLTCGLCLWKLRRVVRANYKLAFRRCVLILILTLVMLIVAFIVRQLSYLVFDPSLRWSALMVCLVTGGTGSLLYFYLTLKIRLVDKLVGPQAKKWRRRLRIK is encoded by the coding sequence ATGAAGGAGACACGACCAAGTGATCTGAGCTATCAAGAAAAAATGATCCAAGGTTCAGCTTGGCTGTCAGTGGGAAGTATCTTTTCGCGACTGCTAGGTGCGATTTACATTATTCCGTGGTACGCCTGGATGGGGGAACATGCTCGCGTAGCCAATGGATTATTCAATATGGGGTACACGTTCTATGCATTGTTTTTGATGATTTCTACAGCAGGTCTTCCTGGTGCCATCGCCAAGCAGATCGCGCGTTATAATTCGATGGGGGATTATCAAACGAGTCGGCGCTTATTCATTAAAGCGCTCCAAGCAACGGCTGTTTTAGGGATCATCTTCGGCGGCTTGATGTTCTTCATGGCACCCATACTGGCTAACTTGTCTGGCGGCGGCCGGGCATTGATTCCTGTGATCCAAGCCTTGAGTGTCGCTGTTGTAGCGTTTCCAAGTATGAGTGTATTACGAGGCTATTTTCAAGGGCAGCAGGATATGCGACCCTCAGCAATTTCGCAGCTGGTGGAACAAGCACTGCGTGTCTTCTATATGCTCTTAAGTGTTTTTATCATTATGAAGGTGATGAAGGGTGATTACTTAAGTGCAGTGATCCAGTCGACGTTTGCTGCTTCAATTGGGATGGTCGGGTCCTATGGTGTTCTGCTGTTTTATTGGTTCAATGATCGTAAGCGCAATGAACCGCAATTAGAACGCAGCGTCACTAAAGGAACGATTGATACCAAAAAATTATTGCTTGAAACGATTCGCCAAGCAGTTCCGTTTATTTTATTAGGGAGCGGGATCGTCTTTTATAAATTGATTGATCAAGTGACGTTTATCCGCACCATGAGCGCTAATACGAATTATAGTCACGAGCAATTGATCGATCTTTATGCATTATTTAGTGCCAATCCAGACAAATTGACCATGGTCATCGTAGCTCTGGGGACGTCACTTGCTATGACGAGCTTACCAATGTTGACGGAACTCTTTACGCAAAAGCGTCGCCCCGAACTCGCAAAAGTAGTCAACACGAATATACAATTGTTTGCGTATATTATGCTGCCAGCGGTTTTTGGCATGATTTTATTGGCTTATCCCTTAAATACCGTTTTTTATTCCGCGGATATTTTAGGAAGTCGCGTGCTGATCGCTGCTTGCTGGGCCGGCTTGGTCTCAGCGTTGTTCATGATGTTGTCCACGACGCTCCAAGGAATCTCACATAGTCGTATCGCCGTAAGGTATTGGGCAGCTGGGCTTTTATTAAAAGTGGTCCTCCAAGTTCCGCTGATTGAACTGTTTGAAGTTTACGGGCCGTTATTGGCGACAGTTATCGGTCTTAGTTTGACGTGCGGGTTATGCTTGTGGAAATTACGGCGTGTTGTCCGTGCGAATTATAAATTAGCCTTTCGCCGTTGTGTACTAATCTTGATTTTAACGCTGGTCATGTTGATTGTAGCGTTTATCGTGCGACAGTTGAGTTATCTTGTGTTTGATCCATCCTTGCGCTGGTCAGCGTTAATGGTCTGTTTAGTAACTGGAGGAACGGGAAGCTTGCTGTATTTTTATTTAACGCTGAAGATTCGTTTAGTGGATAAACTCGTCGGTCCTCAAGCAAAAAAATGGCGTCGACGACTAAGGATCAAATAA
- a CDS encoding PBP1A family penicillin-binding protein produces MDFQEFWRKFKSGAKVFWQKFRSGTKTFWQWIKPYLIRFHHWRKRIWKKYHINKILLLLALVGVLVMSVYLFFLAKSVNVETLQSSLKQSTVIYDEKNEQAGSLYGQKGTYVESDQISPYLKDAVVSTEDRNFYNHHGFDIKGIARAALGLVTSGHITGGGSTLTQQLAKNAYLSLDQTLERKAKEIFMAIEIEKKYDKDQILTMYLNNAYFGNGVWGVQDASRRYFGVDANQLSIGEAATIIGMLKGPSIYNPIDNLENAVNRRNTVLSVMVENGKLSKEQETQEKATDLGSELNDTYSSADAGYRYPSYFDAVIDEAVERYGMSEKDLLNKGYKIYTSLDQDYQKQMETVYENNANFPANAEDGAMPQSASVAMDPKTGGVQALVGRRGEHIFRSYNFATQMQRSPGSTMKPLSVYASALESGYKPDSVLKDEPQSYYKAKNYDGTFQGEVPMYQAVAQSLNLPAVWLLHEMGLNKGYSKAEEFGIPLSKSDKYYGLALGGLEKGTSPMQMAAAYGAFANEGKVYQPHLITKIIDSTGAVIEDNSSPKYEQVISKEVANEMTSMLLGTFSNGTAAQAAPAGFTVAGKTGTTETNFDANKVNDQWIIGYTPNVVISTWLGFEKVSETHYLSGTSGSEVGQVFKAEAESILPYAGQYSFEVADAYATGGKVVAADQVNQGEQASDSNKWREELKDIGGKASEGAANFFEKAKEGANKLKEKGQELWQQYQPGN; encoded by the coding sequence ATGGATTTTCAAGAATTTTGGCGCAAATTTAAAAGTGGTGCAAAAGTTTTTTGGCAAAAGTTTCGCAGCGGCACAAAAACTTTTTGGCAGTGGATCAAGCCTTATTTGATTCGTTTTCATCACTGGCGCAAACGTATTTGGAAAAAATATCATATCAATAAAATATTGCTCTTATTAGCACTCGTAGGTGTTTTAGTGATGAGTGTCTATCTATTTTTCTTAGCAAAGTCGGTGAATGTTGAGACACTGCAATCCAGTTTGAAGCAATCAACAGTTATCTACGATGAAAAAAATGAACAAGCGGGTTCCTTATATGGACAAAAAGGAACGTATGTAGAGAGCGACCAAATCTCTCCTTATCTTAAGGATGCGGTTGTTTCTACCGAGGATCGAAATTTTTACAATCACCACGGGTTTGATATAAAGGGAATCGCACGGGCGGCCTTAGGACTCGTCACTTCTGGCCACATTACTGGCGGGGGAAGTACCTTGACGCAGCAATTAGCTAAAAATGCCTATCTGAGCCTTGATCAAACTTTAGAACGAAAGGCCAAAGAAATTTTTATGGCGATTGAGATCGAGAAAAAGTACGACAAAGATCAGATTCTGACAATGTACTTAAACAACGCATATTTCGGGAATGGCGTTTGGGGTGTTCAAGATGCTTCTAGAAGGTATTTTGGTGTAGACGCCAACCAATTGTCGATCGGTGAAGCAGCTACGATTATTGGCATGTTGAAGGGGCCAAGCATCTACAATCCAATCGATAATTTAGAAAATGCGGTGAATCGCCGGAACACGGTTCTTTCGGTCATGGTTGAAAATGGCAAGCTGTCAAAAGAACAAGAGACACAAGAAAAGGCGACAGATCTGGGTTCTGAGTTGAATGATACATACTCTTCAGCGGACGCGGGCTATCGTTACCCTTCTTATTTTGATGCGGTCATTGATGAAGCCGTGGAACGCTACGGAATGTCAGAAAAAGATTTATTGAATAAAGGCTACAAGATCTATACGTCATTAGATCAAGATTATCAAAAACAAATGGAGACCGTTTATGAGAACAACGCGAATTTTCCGGCAAATGCTGAGGACGGTGCTATGCCGCAATCTGCGTCTGTAGCGATGGACCCTAAAACGGGCGGCGTTCAAGCCTTAGTCGGTAGACGTGGAGAGCATATCTTCCGCAGCTATAATTTTGCGACACAAATGCAGCGTTCGCCAGGTTCTACGATGAAACCATTGAGCGTGTATGCCTCTGCATTAGAGTCGGGCTATAAGCCAGACAGTGTGTTGAAGGATGAGCCGCAATCTTATTACAAAGCGAAAAACTATGATGGAACATTCCAAGGGGAAGTCCCTATGTATCAAGCCGTGGCACAAAGTTTGAACTTGCCGGCGGTCTGGTTATTGCACGAGATGGGATTGAACAAGGGCTATAGTAAAGCAGAAGAATTTGGTATCCCGTTAAGCAAATCAGATAAATATTATGGCTTGGCACTCGGTGGGCTGGAAAAAGGAACCTCGCCGATGCAAATGGCAGCCGCCTATGGTGCGTTTGCCAATGAAGGGAAAGTCTATCAACCTCATTTGATCACAAAAATTATTGATTCTACTGGTGCGGTGATTGAAGACAACAGCTCACCAAAATATGAACAAGTGATCTCTAAAGAAGTTGCCAATGAAATGACCAGTATGCTTCTAGGGACATTCTCAAACGGAACTGCCGCGCAAGCAGCACCAGCAGGCTTCACAGTTGCTGGTAAGACAGGAACGACTGAAACGAACTTTGATGCAAACAAAGTAAATGACCAATGGATCATCGGTTACACACCAAATGTCGTGATTTCGACGTGGTTAGGCTTTGAAAAAGTCAGTGAGACCCATTATTTAAGTGGAACAAGCGGGTCAGAGGTAGGACAGGTATTTAAAGCGGAAGCGGAATCTATCTTGCCGTATGCTGGACAATATTCCTTTGAAGTCGCAGACGCTTATGCTACGGGCGGCAAAGTCGTTGCCGCAGATCAAGTGAACCAAGGCGAGCAAGCGTCGGATTCGAATAAATGGCGGGAAGAATTAAAAGACATTGGCGGAAAAGCCAGTGAAGGGGCGGCGAATTTCTTTGAAAAAGCCAAAGAAGGCGCCAATAAATTGAAAGAAAAGGGCCAAGAATTGTGGCAGCAATACCAGCCGGGAAATTAA
- a CDS encoding UDP-N-acetylmuramoyl-L-alanyl-D-glutamate--L-lysine ligase, with product MLTLTQIQELLEKEHLLREFITPTTWTLTAPFEKTLKNLSYDSRNVDSDTLFFCKGNNFQQRFLEQALADGLTCYISEQPYEVSAELAIIVTDIRKALAILSMAFYDYPQEKLKLIGITGTKGKTTVAYFTKQILDIATNKKTALLSTLNTTLDGVTFFKSKLTTPESLDLYRMMAEAAANGMTHLVMEVSSQAYKVARVYGLTFDIGIFLNISPDHIGPIEHPTFEDYFYCKRQLVANSRQVILQHEIDHFDLLQELAAKKNIPVITYGNEQADYQVQPLEHPLAFALSGTTDDLHLSGAYQILLAGDFNKENAAAALIASALVGADQEAGRKGLAEALVPGRMNLLLKPNGAHIYVDYAHNYLSMKSLLAFAREQHPTGELLVITGSTGNKAESRREGLGQAIGEYATVAVLTSDDPNFEDPKKIADEIQQAIHNDRVQVRFEADRKKAIREAIKQANPEDAIVLAGKGTDTYMTVKGEDLPYEGDYHLAEEFIKD from the coding sequence ATGCTGACACTTACCCAAATACAAGAATTACTTGAAAAAGAACACTTACTACGGGAGTTTATCACACCAACCACTTGGACATTGACGGCTCCTTTTGAGAAAACCTTGAAGAATCTTTCCTATGATTCACGCAACGTTGATAGCGACACGCTTTTTTTCTGTAAGGGAAATAATTTCCAGCAACGCTTTTTAGAACAGGCACTCGCAGATGGCTTGACTTGCTATATCTCTGAACAGCCCTATGAGGTTTCCGCAGAATTAGCTATTATTGTGACAGATATTCGCAAAGCCCTGGCTATTTTAAGTATGGCTTTTTATGATTACCCGCAAGAAAAATTAAAACTGATCGGAATTACTGGCACAAAGGGCAAGACGACGGTCGCTTATTTTACCAAACAAATTCTAGACATCGCGACAAATAAAAAGACCGCTCTTTTGTCTACACTAAACACAACATTGGATGGCGTAACTTTTTTCAAATCGAAGCTGACGACTCCAGAATCGTTGGACTTGTATCGAATGATGGCAGAAGCTGCAGCGAATGGAATGACCCATCTGGTGATGGAAGTCTCTTCCCAAGCTTACAAGGTGGCCAGAGTGTATGGCTTGACCTTCGATATTGGAATCTTTTTGAACATCTCTCCTGATCACATTGGACCAATTGAGCATCCGACTTTTGAAGATTACTTCTATTGTAAACGTCAATTAGTCGCGAACTCTCGTCAAGTCATTTTGCAGCACGAAATCGATCACTTTGACCTTTTACAAGAATTAGCTGCAAAAAAGAATATTCCAGTTATCACGTATGGGAACGAACAAGCAGACTATCAAGTTCAGCCTCTTGAACACCCTTTGGCGTTTGCGCTGTCTGGAACAACAGACGATTTGCATTTAAGCGGTGCTTACCAAATATTACTCGCTGGCGACTTCAATAAAGAAAATGCTGCTGCGGCACTGATTGCCAGTGCACTAGTCGGAGCGGATCAGGAGGCTGGCCGGAAAGGGCTCGCTGAAGCCTTAGTTCCTGGTCGAATGAATCTGCTTTTGAAACCTAATGGTGCTCACATTTATGTAGACTATGCACACAATTATTTAAGCATGAAATCCCTATTAGCCTTTGCGCGGGAACAACACCCCACTGGCGAACTTCTTGTGATTACCGGGTCTACTGGAAATAAAGCAGAGTCGCGACGTGAAGGATTAGGGCAAGCAATCGGCGAATACGCAACGGTTGCTGTTTTAACGAGTGACGATCCCAATTTTGAAGATCCTAAGAAAATTGCGGACGAGATTCAACAAGCAATCCACAATGATCGTGTTCAAGTACGATTTGAAGCAGATCGAAAAAAAGCCATTCGAGAAGCGATTAAGCAGGCGAACCCTGAGGATGCTATTGTCTTAGCTGGAAAAGGGACCGATACGTATATGACTGTGAAGGGTGAAGACTTGCCTTACGAGGGTGACTATCATTTAGCGGAAGAATTCATTAAAGACTAA